Proteins co-encoded in one Nicotiana sylvestris chromosome 7, ASM39365v2, whole genome shotgun sequence genomic window:
- the LOC104210247 gene encoding potassium transporter 7-like isoform X2 — translation MFSKAPVNGNEDVLGALSLVLYTLILIPLVKYVLIVLWANDDGEGGTFALYSLLCRHAKVNLLPNQLPSDARISGFRLKVPSPELERSLRIKERLEASLTLKKLLLMLVLAGTAMVIADGVVTPAMSVMSAVGGLRVGVSGIKQDQVVMISVAFLVILFSVQKYGTSKVGLFVGPALFIWFCSLGGIGIYNLINYDSRVWRAFNPVHIYYYFKRNPTKAWYSLGGCLLCATGSEAMFADLCYFSVRSVQLTFVFLVLPCLLLGYLGQAAYLMENHADTTQAFFSSVPSGAFWPIFLIANVAALIASRAMTTATFSCIKQSTALGCFPRLKIIHTSRKFMGQIYIPVMNWFLLALSLVMVCSISSIYEIGNAYGIAELGVMMMTTILVTIVMLLIWQINIIVVLSFVVIFLGLELMFFSSVLWSVGDGSWIILVFAVVLFFVMYIWNYGSKLKYETEVKQKMSMDVLRELGPNLGTIRAPGIGLLYNELAKGIPAIFGHFLTTLPAVHSMIIFVCIKYIPVPVVPQNERFLFRRVCPRSYHIFRCVARYGYKDVRKENHQMFEQLLIESLEKFIRRDAQERSLESDGNGESDSEEEHAFSRVLVAPNGSVYSLGVPLLADFRDTGKAVMEESTSEEMKPGPSSESLLSDADQSFEKELSFLRKAKESGVVYLLGHGNIRARKSSWFIKKLFINYFYAFLRKNCRREIASLSVPHSHLMQVGMTYMV, via the exons ATGTTCAGCAAGGCCCCTGTCAATGGCAACGAAGATGTTCTTGGTGCATTATCCTTGGTTTTGTATACCTTAATCCTCATTCCTTTGGTTAAATATGTTCTTATTGTTCTCTGGGCCAATGATGATGGTGAAG GTGGTACATTTGCTTTGTACTCATTGCTTTGTAGGCATGCAAAGGTTAATCTTCTTCCAAACCAACTTCCATCAGATGCTCGAATATCAGGCTTCAGACTGAAGGTGCCATCTCCAGAACTTGAGAGGTCTTTGAGAATAAAAGAAAGACTTGAAGCATCATTGACATTGAAAAAGCTTCTTCTGATGTTAGTTCTTGCTGGTACTGCTATGGTGATAGCTGATGGAGTCGTTACACCTGCTATGTCAG TAATGTCTGCTGTTGGTGGTTTAAGAGTTGGAGTTTCTGGGATTAAGCAAG ATCAAGTTGTGATGATCTCAGTGGCATTTCTTGTAATTCTGTTCAGTGTACAGAAATATGGGACAAGTAAAGTGGGGCTTTTCGTGGGTCCTGCTTTGTTTATATGGTTCTGTTCCCTGGGTGGAATTGGCATCTACAACCTCATTAATTATGATTCCAGGGTTTGGAGGGCATTTAATCCAGTTCATATATACTATTACTTTAAGCGCAATCCTACGAAGGCCTGGTACTCGCTTGGAGGCTGTCTTCTTTGTGCAACAG GTTCCGAGGCAATGTTTGCTGATCTTTGTTATTTTTCTGTGAGATCAGTCCAG CTTACCTTTGTGTTCCTTGTGCTGCCATGCCTTCTCTTGGGTTACCTTGGTCAAGCAGCTTATCTTATGGAGAACCATGCTGACACAACACAGGCTTTCTTCTCTTCTGTGCCAA GTGGAGCTTTCTGGCCCATCTTCTTGATTGCTAATGTAGCTGCACTGATTGCCAGCAGGGCAATGACTACAGCAACTTTCTCTTGCATTAAACAATCCACAGCCCTAGGCTGCTTCCCTCGCCTTAAAATTATTCACACGTCTCGAAAGTTCATGGGTCAGATATATATCCCAGTGATGAACTGGTTTCTTCTCGCATTGTCCTTGGTGATGGTCTGTTCTATCTCAAGCATATATGAGATTGGAAATGCTTATG GAATAGCGGAGCTTGGTGTGATGATGATGACAACAATACTAGTCACTATTGTTATGCTTCTGATATGGCAGATCAACATCATTGTTGTGCTTAGTTTTGTCGTTATCTTCTTGGGGTTGGAATTAATGTTTTTCTCATCAGTTTTATGGAGTGTGGGGGATGGAAGCTGGATTATTCTGGTTTTTGCAGTAGTCTTGTTTTTTGTTATGTACATATGGAATTATGGAAGCAAGCTGAAGTATGAAACTGAAGTCAAGCAAAAGATGTCTATGGACGTGCTACGTGAACTTGGCCCCAACCTTGGAACAATCAGAGCTCCTGGAATTGGCTTGCTTTATAATGAATTGGCAAAGGGCATACCGGCTATATTTGGACATTTCCTCACCACTCTTCCTGCTGTTCATTCAATGATTATTTTTGTTTGTATAAAATACATTCCTGTTCCTGTAGTACCTCAGAATGAAAGGTTCCTGTTTCGGCGAGTCTGCCCGAGAAGCTACCACATATTTCGTTGTGTTGCCAG ATATGGTTACAAGGATGTTCGCAAAGAAAACCACCAGATGTTCGAGCAGCTACTGATTGAAAGTCTTGAGAAGTTCATTCGCCGAGATGCTCAGGAGCGGTCACTTGAAAGTGATGGCAATGGTGAATCAGATTCTGAAGAAGAGCATGCCTTTTCAAGGGTCCTTGTTGCTCCCAATGGGAGTGTTTACTCACTTGGTGTTCCTCTCTTAGCTGATTTTAGGGACACTGGAAAGGCAGTTATGGAGGAAAGCACTTCAGAAGAGATGAAGCCTGGCCCTTCCTCTGAGTCGCTCTTGTCCGATGCTGATCAGTCCTTTGAGAAGGAGCTCTCATTCTTACGCAAGGCCAAAGAATCCGGTGTGGTTTACCTCCTCGGTCATGGAAATATTAGGGCAAGGAAAAGTTCCTGGTTCATCAAGAAGCTTTTCATAAATTACTTCTATGCTTTCCTTAGAAAGAATTGCAGGAGGGAAATTGCCAGTCTGAGTGTCCCGCACTCGCATTTAATGCAGGTTGGCATGACATATATGGTGTGA